TTTGTCAATATAAAAAGCAAGGATAAAGGTCTTCAGAAACGTTATAGAGCGAATGGTAATTTCAGGCAGTATTCGTTGATGGCTTTATGCTTTAGTGACAGGCTTGTGCGTTTGTGTTCAGAACAATTTTAGTTCTTTCCATTTCGAGCGGTGCTTTCTGACTTCTGTTAGTAGGAAATTCCAAATACCTCAGATTCTATAATCAGAAGGAGATGTTGAAATGTCTAGAATCGAGATCACTGTCTTTCCCAAAGACGGGGAGGGTATTTCCAGGATAGGTGATTTTGGGGATTACTGTTTGAATGTATCCAGGATTAGAGGTGTTGAATGCCGGCTTACGGAGAATGGGACGGTGATAGAAGGCGATACTGCTACTCTTTTAGAAATTCTACATGAGCTTGATAATAGCTCTTTTATCATTGGAGCTAAAAGGAGGGTGGTGGTCATACTGAGGATCGATGAGAATAAGAGCGAGCACCCCCCCAAATAAGGGGAAATGGAATCGCCGAGCGGGTTCTGAGACCGATGAAGTCGAGAAACCGGCAAAAATAATAACAACTGTTGTCGGGATGAGCGGCTCTCCTGGTATTGCCAGAGACCGGATGAACTACGGCAAAAACTACTAAAATCAGCCTATTTCTGGGCGGCTATTTCGTATCTATTCTCTTCTCTGCATATCCGAGCAGGACTTTGGTTGTTAAATGGATCTCTTACCAAGATTAGAAACATGGGTACTATCCACATATAAAATACAATGACTTACTAATTGATTCGGAATCGGCAACTTTGATAGAGTAGGTTCTGAATAGAAAACAGCGGGCTTCTCCGATGAAACGGCCCGCCTTGGATGGGGAGAAAATATGAGAAATATCCGGGTATTAGTTTTAATCCTGTTTTTTCTTCCGCTTCTCTTTTGTGCTAATGAACGGGAAGGAGCGAAGCAAGGTTTAGAAAAGATGGGGATTGAATTTAACGAACCATCTTTTTTTGAAGCTGTCAAAGGAGGAGACACCGAGGCGGTAAGATTGTTTCTAGAGGCCGGATTCCAGCCTGATGTGAAGAATGAAAACGGAAAAACTCCATTGATGCATGCCGCCGAACGAGGTTATATCGGATTAGCTAAGTTGCTGATGGAGGCTGGTGCGGATGTCAACGCAAAGGACGAAAGTGGGAAGACCGCTTTGATGTATGCTGCAAGATCGGCGCAGATGGAACTTGTAGAAATCTTAATTCAGTCCAACGAGGGTCTGGATTCTAAGGACAAGCTTGTATTAGTCCAGGACGGTGCCGATATAAATGTAGAAGATCGGAGCGGTATGACCACTTTGACGGATATGGCTATGTCGGATAACAGCGAGATCATTCCGATCCTTCGTAAATCCGGAGAAAAAGAGGAGGAAAGGTATAGATAAGCAAAATCTGTGGGGAGGTGGTGAAAGTGACGGAGATGCTTAGATTAAAAGGTCCTGAAAAAGGAACCAAAAAAAATAAAGAAGCGCTTCATGACATGGTAATGAGGAGACTGGCAAGATACGTCGAGAATGAAGTGGAAGACACTTTAACAATTCCAAATGCTGAATTAAAGCACAGGGATGATGAAGAGGAATTTGAGGAAATGTAACAAAGGTTCTTGAAGATTTGTGTATCTCGGTATTTAAACTCTGAGGAGGTGATTATAATGGCAAAAGAGACACATAAGGGATTGAGAAATTTAAAAAAAGTAGACGAAGAGACGCTTCGCGGAATGATTGCAAAGAAGGCTTACGAGTTGTACGAAGAAAGAGGAAAGGAACACGGCAAAGACCTGGACGATTGGCTTGAAGCAGAGAAGATTGTGAACGGAAGAAAAAGGAGGAAATAAGTATAGTAATGCTCAACTATGATCTCCTGGCCGGGGTGCATTGGATAAAAGTCTGTCTAAAATAGAAATCTGGAAATCACTTACAATTAAAAAGCATCTGGTTTAGCACTCAGCTCAAATAAAAGGAGGATGTATCATGAGGAACGTGAATAAACTTACACAATTGGTGTTATTATCAAACTCTAAGTTTTTCCTGGATGGAATCAAAAAAATTCTGGAGGATGAAGATGATATAAAGGTAATGGCCGAAGCCTTAAATCCAGCAGAGGTTAAGAAATGTATTAAAGATGTAAAGCCGGAGTTTCTCTTCATTGATAATAGAACACCGGAGCTCAATGTCCACTATCCTCTGAATCTACTGAATGGCAAAAATTGCTTCACCAAAGTTATTTTATTTGATATATACCACAGGAATAAACCTGCTTTCCCACACATTATATACATATCCAAAGAAATAAACTCAGTCGGGTTAATAGAGACCATGAGAAGACATGGTTTAAGCAATGGATTTCAAGCAAAGAAAGACCAAAGTTCAGGTTACATAAAACTAACGAATAGAGAAACTGAAATAGTAGATTTAATCAAAATTGGGTTTAGCAATAAAAGGATAGGAAGAAGACTCTCTATAACAGAAAGAACAGTCAAATCTAACCTAACTAATATATTTAAAAAACTGAATATCCAAAGCAGATACCAGCTCATGGTGTGTGCAGCACATTTCCCGAATACGAAATTCGCATAATCTTTTAGTGGAATTAGGAGGCGGGGTATGGAGCTGCTCGCCGACCGATATAAGAATCATGAGTTTTATCATCCTGGTCGTTGCTTTTCATAAACTTTAACTAGATGCAATTTTAGT
The Thermodesulfobacteriota bacterium DNA segment above includes these coding regions:
- a CDS encoding thiamine-binding protein, yielding MSRIEITVFPKDGEGISRIGDFGDYCLNVSRIRGVECRLTENGTVIEGDTATLLEILHELDNSSFIIGAKRRVVVILRIDENKSEHPPK
- a CDS encoding ankyrin repeat domain-containing protein codes for the protein MRNIRVLVLILFFLPLLFCANEREGAKQGLEKMGIEFNEPSFFEAVKGGDTEAVRLFLEAGFQPDVKNENGKTPLMHAAERGYIGLAKLLMEAGADVNAKDESGKTALMYAARSAQMELVEILIQSNEGLDSKDKLVLVQDGADINVEDRSGMTTLTDMAMSDNSEIIPILRKSGEKEEERYR
- a CDS encoding DUF2934 domain-containing protein, with the protein product MAKETHKGLRNLKKVDEETLRGMIAKKAYELYEERGKEHGKDLDDWLEAEKIVNGRKRRK
- a CDS encoding response regulator transcription factor, encoding MRNVNKLTQLVLLSNSKFFLDGIKKILEDEDDIKVMAEALNPAEVKKCIKDVKPEFLFIDNRTPELNVHYPLNLLNGKNCFTKVILFDIYHRNKPAFPHIIYISKEINSVGLIETMRRHGLSNGFQAKKDQSSGYIKLTNRETEIVDLIKIGFSNKRIGRRLSITERTVKSNLTNIFKKLNIQSRYQLMVCAAHFPNTKFA